The Pseudoliparis swirei isolate HS2019 ecotype Mariana Trench chromosome 16, NWPU_hadal_v1, whole genome shotgun sequence genome includes a window with the following:
- the myom1b gene encoding myomesin-1 isoform X4, translating into MAGSIPFYQKNHRHYDRSYRSKETESKLSRYQTSSRHTAGSHTSSTTSRSGGLKVTSYSELEASRLSPVPKRVKPTYLAVDKENQIIGYVVPIFRGSQDFSDTGETRVRDTAAYMARRDMFTSGMEMERSEQTSRREAMRDSAERISLNKRIYEHGEHFKHMNEDSLMHAPEFVIKPRSHTVWEKQCVRLHCTLSGWPDPRVVWYKNNVPIDSLSNAGKYKLESRYSVHSLEINRCDFDDTAQYRVSAMNSKGELSAFASVIVKRFKGEMDESLPSPRHGPVSEYGINFQTHIVDKFGVSFGREGETMSLGCTVIIYPTLHRYQPEIQWYRDDVLLSASKWNHMSWSGDRATLTFTHLNKEDEGLYTLRVITKSGYENYSAYVFVRDAEAEVESAPGAPLDVRCLDANKDYIIVTWKQPAVDGGDSILGYFVDRCEVGTTHWFQCNETPVKFARFPVTGLVEGRSYMFRVRAVNQSGMSRPSRVSEPVAAMDPADRGRMRGTSAPWTGQIFVTEEEPAEGIVPGRPLELQVTEATKNYVVLSWNPPGEKGLEGVMYYVEKCVSGTDSWQRVNTEIPVKSPRFALFDLAEGKSYSFRVRCCNSAGVGEPSDPTEATTVDDKLDIPSAPSKVVPTRNTDTSVVVSWEASKEAKELVGYYIEGSVVDSNVWEPCNNKPVNVTRFICHGLTTGEKYIFRVRAVNAAGLSQFSPESEPVEVKAAIAAPAPPFGITVLECVCDSMVLAWKQPSFIGGADITGYFVDYREVVGGVAGKWHEANIRAISDRAYRVCDLKENKKYQFQVRAANMAGVGIPSLASDTFLCEEWTIAVPGPPHDLQIREVRSGSLVLLWKPPVYQGRDPVNGFYVDIKEADAPEEAWRGINNKATGKTFIKIEKLTEGETFVFRVRAQNQAGVGQTSAVTEPVVALTKAGTKDIVVDVDDDGVISMNFECCDVTPDSKFVWSKNYEDIADPSRLTLETKGNKSKAVFNTPEEEDVGIYSCLVTHTDGASSSYSLSEEELKRLLEVSHDHKFPIIPLKSELAVELLEKGKVRFWLQADKMTANGKVDYIFNDNALSPGDKYKMNFDKNTGVIELIMDSLTPADEGTFTFQLQDGKATNQSSLVLIGDVFKELQKESEFQMKEWVRKQGPHFIEYLGYEVTQECCVILKCKVGNMKKETSALWYKDGHQIKADESLGFTEGVLKLEIAQISKKDSGVYEVVLKDDRGKDTSTLNLTDQGFKDLMNEVFSFIANSSTPLKITSTDEGVRLYTFVNYYNDLLQVTWHYKDSAVSFSDRIKSGVVGEQLWLQITEPTEKDTGKYAIEFNDGKGGLRRTVELSGQAFDDAFAEFKRLQAAAISERGRARVAGGLPDVVTIQEGKALNLTCNISGDPLPEVTWLKNDREITSDDHCILKFASGKFASFTITAVNSSDSGKYSILVKNKYGTESGDFTLEIIDETPDLGVTSYSTDADGNVVFGPNTPKEKRKTTVTGTTTRKGKEAATETLLVEKVEDKDREKVAVEPEASDPEQTKDGEEETADQSEASEQQSSLDQ; encoded by the exons ATGGCGGGATCTATACCGTTCTATCAGAAGAACCATCGCCACTATGACCGCAGCTACCGTAGCAAGGAGACGGAGTCTAAACTGAGCCGGTACCAGACCAGCAGCAGACACACTGCTGGCAGCCACacctccagcaccaccagcaggaGCGGGGG ACTTAAAGTGACTTCATATTCTGAGCTGGAAGCGAGCCGACTAAGCCCCGTTCCCAAGAGAGTCAAGCCAACTTACTTGGCTGTGGATAAAGAGAACCAAATCATCGGCTATGTAGTGCCTATCTTCAGGGGCAG TCAAGACTTTTCGGACACAGGGGAAACGAGGGTGAGGGACACTGCTGCATACATGGCCCGCAGGGATATGTTCACCAGTGGCATGGAGATGGAGAGGTCAGAGCAGACCTCCAGGAGGGAGGCCATGCGCGACTCGGCTGAACGCATCTCTCTGAATAAAAGG atCTATGAACACGGGGAACACTTCAAGCATATGAACGAAGACAGCCTGATGCACGCCCCGGAGTTTGTGATCAAACCGCGCTCCCACACCGTGTGGGAGAAGCAGTGTGTGCGGCTGCATTGCACTCTCAGCGGCTGGCCTGACCCCCGGGTCGTCTG GTACAAAAACAATGTGCCAATTGATTCTCTTTCCAATGCTGGCAAGTATAAACTTGAGAGCAGATACAGCGTGCACTCACTGGAGATTAACAG ATGTGATTTTGATGACACGGCGCAGTATCGTGTCTCCGCCATGAACTCCAAGGGAGAGCTGTCTGCATTTGCCTCCGTCATTGTCAAGA GGTTCAAAGGTGAAATGGATGAGTCCTTGCCATCACCCAGAC ATGGCCCAGTATCCGAATATGGCATCAACTTCCAGACTCACATTGTTGATAAGTTTGGTGTGTCGTTTGGAAGAGAGGGTGAGACCATGAGTCTGGGATGCACGGTCATCATTTACCCAACCCTGCACCGCTACCAGCCCGAGATCCAGTGGTACAGAGATG ATGTTCTGCTGTCTGCCTCTAAATGGAACCACATGAGCTGGAGTGGAGACCGAGCCACGCTGACCTTCACACACCTCAACAAGGAGGACGAGGGGCTCTACACCCTGCGTGTCATCACCAAGTCCGGATATGAAAACTACTCAGCCTACGTCTTTGTCAGAG ATGCTGAAGCTGAGGTTGAGAGCGCTCCGGGGGCCCCTCTGGACGTGCGCTGCCTGGATGCCAACAAGGATTACATCATCGTCACCTGGAAGCAGCCGGCGGTCGATGGTGGCGACTCCATCTTGGGCTACTTTGTGGACAG ATGTGAGGTCGGAACCACCCACTGGTTCCAGTGCAATGAGACTCCAGTTAAATTTGCCCGTTTCCCCGTCACCGGCCTGGTGGAGGGCCGCTCCTATATGTTTCGCGTGCGTGCCGTCAACCAGAGCGGCATGAGCCGCCCGTCCCGAGTCTCTGAGCCGGTGGCTGCCATGGACCCGGCTGACCGCGGCCGCATGAGAG GTACCTCTGCTCCGTGGACCGGCCAAATCTTTGTCACAGAGGAGGAGCCTGCAG AGGGCATTGTTCCTGGCCGGCCTCTTGAGCTGCAGGTGACAGAAGCGACCAAGAACTATGTGGTGCTGAGCTGGAATCCACCCGGAGAGAAAGGCCTTGAGGGAGTCATGTACTATGTGGAGAAG TGTGTCTCGGGCACAGACAGCTGGCAGAGGGTGAACACAGAGATCCCCGTCAAGTCTCCTCGCTTTGCGCTGTTTGACCTCGCCGAGGGGAAATCCTACAGCTTCCGCGTCCGCTGCTGCAACTCTGCCGGCGTGGGCGAGCCCTCCGACCCGACCGAGGCCACCACTGTTGACGACAAGCTCG ACATCCCGTCCGCCCCGAGTAAAGTGGTGCCCACCAGAAACACGGACACGTCGGTCGTCGTGTCTTGGGAAGCGTCCAAGGAGGCCAAGGAGTTGGTGGGATACTACATCGAGGGGAGCGTTGTGGATAGCAACGTGTGGGAGCCGTGCAACAACAAACCAGTCAACGTCACCAG GTTCATCTGCCACGGTCTGACGACGGGAGAGAAATACATATTCAGGGTGAGGGCAGTGAACGCAGCAGGGCTCAGCCAGTTCTCCCCAGAGTCTGAGCCTGTGGAGGTGAAGGCTGCTATTG CCGCCCCTGCTCCACCCTTTGGCATCACCGtcctggagtgtgtgtgcgactCCATGGTGCTGGCCTGGAAACAGCCGAGCTTCATCGGCGGCGCCGACATCACCGGCTACTTCGTGGACTATCGGGAGGTCGTCGGCGGCGTGGCGGGGAAGTGGCACGAGGCCAACATCAGGGCCATCAGCGACAGGGCGTACAGG GTGTGCGAcctgaaggagaacaagaagtaCCAGTTCCAGGTGCGGGCGGCCAACATGGCAGGTGTCGGCATCCCCTCGCTGGCCAGTGACACTTTCCTGTGCGAGGAGTGGACCATCGCCGTGCCCG GACCTCCTCACGACCTGCAGATAAGAGAGGTGCGCAGTGGCTCTCTGGTGTTGCTATGGAAACCACCTGTGTACCAGGGCCGCGATCCGGTCAACGGTTTCTACGTCGACATCAAGGAAGCGGACGCCCCGGAGGAGGCGTGGAGAGGAATCAACAACAAGGCCACGGGGAAGACCTTCATCAAG aTCGAGAAGCTGACTGAAGGAGAGACGTTTGTGTTCCGCGTGCGCGCTCAGAACCAAGCCGGCGTTGGACAAACCTCCGCCGTGACGGAGCCGGTCGTCGCGCTCACCAAAGCAG GCACCAAGGACATCGTCGTGGACGTCGACGACGACGGCGTCATCTCCATGAACTTTGAGTGCTGTGACGTGACGCCCGACTCCAAGTTTGTGTGGTCCAAGAATTACGAGGACATCGCAGACCCATCCCGCCTGACACTGGAGACCAAGGGGAACAA ATCCAAAGCCGTTTTCAACACTCCCGAGGAGGAAGACGTTGGTATTTACTCATGTCTCGTCACCCACACCGATGGTGCTTCATCCAGCTACAGTCTCTCAGAAGAAG AGTTGAAGAGGCTGCTGGAGGTCAGCCATGACCACAAATTCCCCA TTATTCCCCTGAAGTCAGAGTTGGCGGTGGAGCTACTGGAGAAGGGCAAAGTTCGCTTCTGGCTGCAGGCGGACAAGATGACGGCTAACGGCAAAGTCGACTACATCTTCAATGACAACGCTCTCTCTCCCGGGGAT AAATACAAGATGAACTTTGACAAGAACACCGGCGTGATTGAGCTGATCATGGACTCTCTGACTCCGGCAGATGAGGGCACCTTCACCTTCCAGCTGCAGGATGGGAAAGCGACCAACCAGTCCAGCTTGGTGCTGATAGGAGACG TGTTCAAGGAGCTGCAGAAGGAATCAGAGTTCCAGATGAAAGAATGGGTCAGAAAGCAAG GTCCTCACTTTATCGAGTATTTGGGTTACGAGGTGACTCAAGAGTGCTGCGTGATACTGAAGTGCAAG GTCGGAAACATGAAGAAGGAAACCTCGGCGCTGTGGTACAAAGACGGACACCAGATCAAAGCAGACGAGAGCCTCGGCTTCACCGAGGGAGTCCTGAAACTGGAAATTGCTCAG ATTTCCAAGAAGGACTCCGGTGTGTATGAGGTCGTCCTGAAGGACGACAGAGGGAAGGACACTTCCACGTTAAATCTGACAGATCAAG GTTTCAAGGACTTGATGAATGAAGTTTTCAGCTTTATCG CCAATTCCTCCACTCCGCTGAAGATCACGAGCACAGATGAGGGCGTCCGACTCTACACCTTCGTCAACTACTACAACGATTTGCTCCAAGTGACGTGGCACTATAA ggaTTCGGCCGTCTCCTTCTCCGACCGCATAAAGAGCGGCGTGGTGGGCGAGCAGCTGTGGCTGCAGATCACGGAGCCCACAGAGAAAGACACGGGCAAATACGCCATCGAGTTCAACGACGGAAAGGGCGGCCTGAGGAGGACTGTGGAGCTGTCTGGTCAAG CATTCGACGATGCTTTTGCAGAGTTCAAGAGACTGCA AGCTGCTGCTATTTCCGAGAGAG GCCGTGCTCGAGTAGCAGGAGGCCTGCCTGATGTGGTCACCATACAGGAGGGCAAG GCTCTCAATCTCACCTGCAACATCTCGGGCGACCCTTTGCCAGAGGTCACCTGGCTGAAGAACGACAGGGAGATCACGTCCGACGACCACTGCATCCTGAAGTTCGCCTCAGGCAAGTTCGCCAGCTTCACCATCACCGCCGTGAACTCGTCGGACTCCGGCAAGTACAGCATCCTGGTGAAGAACAAGTACGGCACAGAGAGCGGGGACTTCACT CTGGAGATTATAGACGAGACGCCTGACTTGGGGGTGACGTCATACTCGACTGATGCAGACGGAAATGTGGTGTTTGGACCCAACACcccaaaagaaaagaggaaaaccaCAGTCACTGGAACGACAACGCGGAAGGGGAAGG AAGCTGCAACTGAGACTCTTCTGGTGGAAAAGGTTGAAGACAAAGATCGGGAGAAGGTGGCAGTTGAACCCGAAGCTTCAGATCCAGAGCAAAcaaaagatggagaagaagaaactgcTGACCAATCAGAAGCGTCCGAGCAGCAGAGCAGCCTGGACCAGTAG
- the myom1b gene encoding myomesin-1 isoform X3 — translation MAGSIPFYQKNHRHYDRSYRSKETESKLSRYQTSSRHTAGSHTSSTTSRSGGLKVTSYSELEASRLSPVPKRVKPTYLAVDKENQIIGYVVPIFRGSQDFSDTGETRVRDTAAYMARRDMFTSGMEMERSEQTSRREAMRDSAERISLNKRIYEHGEHFKHMNEDSLMHAPEFVIKPRSHTVWEKQCVRLHCTLSGWPDPRVVWYKNNVPIDSLSNAGKYKLESRYSVHSLEINRCDFDDTAQYRVSAMNSKGELSAFASVIVKRFKGEMDESLPSPRHGPVSEYGINFQTHIVDKFGVSFGREGETMSLGCTVIIYPTLHRYQPEIQWYRDDVLLSASKWNHMSWSGDRATLTFTHLNKEDEGLYTLRVITKSGYENYSAYVFVRDAEAEVESAPGAPLDVRCLDANKDYIIVTWKQPAVDGGDSILGYFVDRCEVGTTHWFQCNETPVKFARFPVTGLVEGRSYMFRVRAVNQSGMSRPSRVSEPVAAMDPADRGRMRGTSAPWTGQIFVTEEEPAEGIVPGRPLELQVTEATKNYVVLSWNPPGEKGLEGVMYYVEKCVSGTDSWQRVNTEIPVKSPRFALFDLAEGKSYSFRVRCCNSAGVGEPSDPTEATTVDDKLDIPSAPSKVVPTRNTDTSVVVSWEASKEAKELVGYYIEGSVVDSNVWEPCNNKPVNVTRFICHGLTTGEKYIFRVRAVNAAGLSQFSPESEPVEVKAAIGGGIPHAAPAPPFGITVLECVCDSMVLAWKQPSFIGGADITGYFVDYREVVGGVAGKWHEANIRAISDRAYRVCDLKENKKYQFQVRAANMAGVGIPSLASDTFLCEEWTIAVPGPPHDLQIREVRSGSLVLLWKPPVYQGRDPVNGFYVDIKEADAPEEAWRGINNKATGKTFIKIEKLTEGETFVFRVRAQNQAGVGQTSAVTEPVVALTKAGTKDIVVDVDDDGVISMNFECCDVTPDSKFVWSKNYEDIADPSRLTLETKGNKSKAVFNTPEEEDVGIYSCLVTHTDGASSSYSLSEEELKRLLEVSHDHKFPIIPLKSELAVELLEKGKVRFWLQADKMTANGKVDYIFNDNALSPGDKYKMNFDKNTGVIELIMDSLTPADEGTFTFQLQDGKATNQSSLVLIGDVFKELQKESEFQMKEWVRKQGPHFIEYLGYEVTQECCVILKCKVGNMKKETSALWYKDGHQIKADESLGFTEGVLKLEIAQISKKDSGVYEVVLKDDRGKDTSTLNLTDQGFKDLMNEVFSFIANSSTPLKITSTDEGVRLYTFVNYYNDLLQVTWHYKDSAVSFSDRIKSGVVGEQLWLQITEPTEKDTGKYAIEFNDGKGGLRRTVELSGQAFDDAFAEFKRLQAAAISERGRARVAGGLPDVVTIQEGKALNLTCNISGDPLPEVTWLKNDREITSDDHCILKFASGKFASFTITAVNSSDSGKYSILVKNKYGTESGDFTLEIIDETPDLGVTSYSTDADGNVVFGPNTPKEKRKTTVTGTTTRKGKEAATETLLVEKVEDKDREKVAVEPEASDPEQTKDGEEETADQSEASEQQSSLDQ, via the exons ATGGCGGGATCTATACCGTTCTATCAGAAGAACCATCGCCACTATGACCGCAGCTACCGTAGCAAGGAGACGGAGTCTAAACTGAGCCGGTACCAGACCAGCAGCAGACACACTGCTGGCAGCCACacctccagcaccaccagcaggaGCGGGGG ACTTAAAGTGACTTCATATTCTGAGCTGGAAGCGAGCCGACTAAGCCCCGTTCCCAAGAGAGTCAAGCCAACTTACTTGGCTGTGGATAAAGAGAACCAAATCATCGGCTATGTAGTGCCTATCTTCAGGGGCAG TCAAGACTTTTCGGACACAGGGGAAACGAGGGTGAGGGACACTGCTGCATACATGGCCCGCAGGGATATGTTCACCAGTGGCATGGAGATGGAGAGGTCAGAGCAGACCTCCAGGAGGGAGGCCATGCGCGACTCGGCTGAACGCATCTCTCTGAATAAAAGG atCTATGAACACGGGGAACACTTCAAGCATATGAACGAAGACAGCCTGATGCACGCCCCGGAGTTTGTGATCAAACCGCGCTCCCACACCGTGTGGGAGAAGCAGTGTGTGCGGCTGCATTGCACTCTCAGCGGCTGGCCTGACCCCCGGGTCGTCTG GTACAAAAACAATGTGCCAATTGATTCTCTTTCCAATGCTGGCAAGTATAAACTTGAGAGCAGATACAGCGTGCACTCACTGGAGATTAACAG ATGTGATTTTGATGACACGGCGCAGTATCGTGTCTCCGCCATGAACTCCAAGGGAGAGCTGTCTGCATTTGCCTCCGTCATTGTCAAGA GGTTCAAAGGTGAAATGGATGAGTCCTTGCCATCACCCAGAC ATGGCCCAGTATCCGAATATGGCATCAACTTCCAGACTCACATTGTTGATAAGTTTGGTGTGTCGTTTGGAAGAGAGGGTGAGACCATGAGTCTGGGATGCACGGTCATCATTTACCCAACCCTGCACCGCTACCAGCCCGAGATCCAGTGGTACAGAGATG ATGTTCTGCTGTCTGCCTCTAAATGGAACCACATGAGCTGGAGTGGAGACCGAGCCACGCTGACCTTCACACACCTCAACAAGGAGGACGAGGGGCTCTACACCCTGCGTGTCATCACCAAGTCCGGATATGAAAACTACTCAGCCTACGTCTTTGTCAGAG ATGCTGAAGCTGAGGTTGAGAGCGCTCCGGGGGCCCCTCTGGACGTGCGCTGCCTGGATGCCAACAAGGATTACATCATCGTCACCTGGAAGCAGCCGGCGGTCGATGGTGGCGACTCCATCTTGGGCTACTTTGTGGACAG ATGTGAGGTCGGAACCACCCACTGGTTCCAGTGCAATGAGACTCCAGTTAAATTTGCCCGTTTCCCCGTCACCGGCCTGGTGGAGGGCCGCTCCTATATGTTTCGCGTGCGTGCCGTCAACCAGAGCGGCATGAGCCGCCCGTCCCGAGTCTCTGAGCCGGTGGCTGCCATGGACCCGGCTGACCGCGGCCGCATGAGAG GTACCTCTGCTCCGTGGACCGGCCAAATCTTTGTCACAGAGGAGGAGCCTGCAG AGGGCATTGTTCCTGGCCGGCCTCTTGAGCTGCAGGTGACAGAAGCGACCAAGAACTATGTGGTGCTGAGCTGGAATCCACCCGGAGAGAAAGGCCTTGAGGGAGTCATGTACTATGTGGAGAAG TGTGTCTCGGGCACAGACAGCTGGCAGAGGGTGAACACAGAGATCCCCGTCAAGTCTCCTCGCTTTGCGCTGTTTGACCTCGCCGAGGGGAAATCCTACAGCTTCCGCGTCCGCTGCTGCAACTCTGCCGGCGTGGGCGAGCCCTCCGACCCGACCGAGGCCACCACTGTTGACGACAAGCTCG ACATCCCGTCCGCCCCGAGTAAAGTGGTGCCCACCAGAAACACGGACACGTCGGTCGTCGTGTCTTGGGAAGCGTCCAAGGAGGCCAAGGAGTTGGTGGGATACTACATCGAGGGGAGCGTTGTGGATAGCAACGTGTGGGAGCCGTGCAACAACAAACCAGTCAACGTCACCAG GTTCATCTGCCACGGTCTGACGACGGGAGAGAAATACATATTCAGGGTGAGGGCAGTGAACGCAGCAGGGCTCAGCCAGTTCTCCCCAGAGTCTGAGCCTGTGGAGGTGAAGGCTGCTATTG GGGGCGGCATCCCTCATG CCGCCCCTGCTCCACCCTTTGGCATCACCGtcctggagtgtgtgtgcgactCCATGGTGCTGGCCTGGAAACAGCCGAGCTTCATCGGCGGCGCCGACATCACCGGCTACTTCGTGGACTATCGGGAGGTCGTCGGCGGCGTGGCGGGGAAGTGGCACGAGGCCAACATCAGGGCCATCAGCGACAGGGCGTACAGG GTGTGCGAcctgaaggagaacaagaagtaCCAGTTCCAGGTGCGGGCGGCCAACATGGCAGGTGTCGGCATCCCCTCGCTGGCCAGTGACACTTTCCTGTGCGAGGAGTGGACCATCGCCGTGCCCG GACCTCCTCACGACCTGCAGATAAGAGAGGTGCGCAGTGGCTCTCTGGTGTTGCTATGGAAACCACCTGTGTACCAGGGCCGCGATCCGGTCAACGGTTTCTACGTCGACATCAAGGAAGCGGACGCCCCGGAGGAGGCGTGGAGAGGAATCAACAACAAGGCCACGGGGAAGACCTTCATCAAG aTCGAGAAGCTGACTGAAGGAGAGACGTTTGTGTTCCGCGTGCGCGCTCAGAACCAAGCCGGCGTTGGACAAACCTCCGCCGTGACGGAGCCGGTCGTCGCGCTCACCAAAGCAG GCACCAAGGACATCGTCGTGGACGTCGACGACGACGGCGTCATCTCCATGAACTTTGAGTGCTGTGACGTGACGCCCGACTCCAAGTTTGTGTGGTCCAAGAATTACGAGGACATCGCAGACCCATCCCGCCTGACACTGGAGACCAAGGGGAACAA ATCCAAAGCCGTTTTCAACACTCCCGAGGAGGAAGACGTTGGTATTTACTCATGTCTCGTCACCCACACCGATGGTGCTTCATCCAGCTACAGTCTCTCAGAAGAAG AGTTGAAGAGGCTGCTGGAGGTCAGCCATGACCACAAATTCCCCA TTATTCCCCTGAAGTCAGAGTTGGCGGTGGAGCTACTGGAGAAGGGCAAAGTTCGCTTCTGGCTGCAGGCGGACAAGATGACGGCTAACGGCAAAGTCGACTACATCTTCAATGACAACGCTCTCTCTCCCGGGGAT AAATACAAGATGAACTTTGACAAGAACACCGGCGTGATTGAGCTGATCATGGACTCTCTGACTCCGGCAGATGAGGGCACCTTCACCTTCCAGCTGCAGGATGGGAAAGCGACCAACCAGTCCAGCTTGGTGCTGATAGGAGACG TGTTCAAGGAGCTGCAGAAGGAATCAGAGTTCCAGATGAAAGAATGGGTCAGAAAGCAAG GTCCTCACTTTATCGAGTATTTGGGTTACGAGGTGACTCAAGAGTGCTGCGTGATACTGAAGTGCAAG GTCGGAAACATGAAGAAGGAAACCTCGGCGCTGTGGTACAAAGACGGACACCAGATCAAAGCAGACGAGAGCCTCGGCTTCACCGAGGGAGTCCTGAAACTGGAAATTGCTCAG ATTTCCAAGAAGGACTCCGGTGTGTATGAGGTCGTCCTGAAGGACGACAGAGGGAAGGACACTTCCACGTTAAATCTGACAGATCAAG GTTTCAAGGACTTGATGAATGAAGTTTTCAGCTTTATCG CCAATTCCTCCACTCCGCTGAAGATCACGAGCACAGATGAGGGCGTCCGACTCTACACCTTCGTCAACTACTACAACGATTTGCTCCAAGTGACGTGGCACTATAA ggaTTCGGCCGTCTCCTTCTCCGACCGCATAAAGAGCGGCGTGGTGGGCGAGCAGCTGTGGCTGCAGATCACGGAGCCCACAGAGAAAGACACGGGCAAATACGCCATCGAGTTCAACGACGGAAAGGGCGGCCTGAGGAGGACTGTGGAGCTGTCTGGTCAAG CATTCGACGATGCTTTTGCAGAGTTCAAGAGACTGCA AGCTGCTGCTATTTCCGAGAGAG GCCGTGCTCGAGTAGCAGGAGGCCTGCCTGATGTGGTCACCATACAGGAGGGCAAG GCTCTCAATCTCACCTGCAACATCTCGGGCGACCCTTTGCCAGAGGTCACCTGGCTGAAGAACGACAGGGAGATCACGTCCGACGACCACTGCATCCTGAAGTTCGCCTCAGGCAAGTTCGCCAGCTTCACCATCACCGCCGTGAACTCGTCGGACTCCGGCAAGTACAGCATCCTGGTGAAGAACAAGTACGGCACAGAGAGCGGGGACTTCACT CTGGAGATTATAGACGAGACGCCTGACTTGGGGGTGACGTCATACTCGACTGATGCAGACGGAAATGTGGTGTTTGGACCCAACACcccaaaagaaaagaggaaaaccaCAGTCACTGGAACGACAACGCGGAAGGGGAAGG AAGCTGCAACTGAGACTCTTCTGGTGGAAAAGGTTGAAGACAAAGATCGGGAGAAGGTGGCAGTTGAACCCGAAGCTTCAGATCCAGAGCAAAcaaaagatggagaagaagaaactgcTGACCAATCAGAAGCGTCCGAGCAGCAGAGCAGCCTGGACCAGTAG